In a single window of the Victivallis lenta genome:
- a CDS encoding serine hydrolase domain-containing protein has product MKRILISVLAAAAFALGAADYDFTELDRLLEGWMDAGVYPGLSFLVVKDGKPIYERSLGEHTPATTEFIASAGKWYAAACIMTLVDEGKLSLDDPAEKWIPEFKGDPKGKATLRQLLSHTSGYISYQPVGHDDNYATLQESVVALLPRKLVARPGARWNYGGIAMQIAGRMAERASGLVWEQLWEQKIGKPLGLTDTAWVPVDPRHIPKLSGGARSSLRDYAKFLEMLSNNGTYRGKRILSPEAVKEMGRDQLNGAAVPKDVFVEAYCGGKHPGIYGLGHWRESEDARGNVLIESSPGWAGTYPWIDRGRGLYAVLVAHKNQIRLNAMYAGSALPRLVGKIVDSAR; this is encoded by the coding sequence ATGAAACGCATACTCATTTCCGTACTGGCGGCGGCGGCGTTCGCGCTCGGCGCCGCGGACTATGATTTCACCGAACTGGACCGGCTGCTCGAAGGCTGGATGGATGCCGGCGTCTACCCCGGACTCTCGTTTCTCGTCGTGAAGGACGGCAAACCGATCTATGAACGCAGCCTCGGCGAACACACGCCGGCGACGACGGAGTTCATCGCCTCGGCCGGAAAATGGTACGCGGCGGCCTGCATCATGACGCTGGTGGACGAGGGAAAGCTCTCCCTCGACGATCCGGCGGAAAAGTGGATTCCCGAATTCAAGGGAGACCCCAAAGGCAAAGCGACGCTGCGGCAGCTGCTCTCGCACACCTCCGGCTACATCAGCTATCAGCCGGTCGGACATGACGACAACTACGCGACGCTGCAGGAATCGGTCGTGGCGCTCCTGCCGCGCAAGCTCGTCGCCCGGCCTGGCGCCCGATGGAACTACGGCGGCATCGCCATGCAGATCGCCGGACGCATGGCCGAACGCGCGTCGGGGCTCGTCTGGGAGCAGCTCTGGGAGCAGAAAATCGGCAAACCGCTCGGGCTGACCGATACCGCCTGGGTGCCGGTGGATCCGAGACATATTCCGAAACTCTCCGGCGGGGCGCGCTCCTCGCTGCGCGACTATGCGAAATTCCTCGAAATGCTCTCGAACAACGGAACCTACCGCGGAAAGCGCATTCTTTCGCCGGAGGCGGTGAAGGAGATGGGCCGCGATCAGCTCAACGGCGCCGCAGTTCCGAAAGACGTGTTCGTCGAGGCGTACTGCGGCGGCAAACACCCCGGCATCTACGGGCTCGGCCACTGGCGCGAGAGCGAAGACGCCCGGGGCAATGTCCTGATCGAAAGCTCGCCGGGCTGGGCCGGGACCTACCCGTGGATCGACCGCGGGCGCGGGCTGTATGCCGTTCTGGTCGCCCACAAAAACCAGATCCGGCTCAACGCCATGTATGCCGGGAGCGCCCTGCCGCGGCTGGTCGGCAAAATCGTCGATTCCGCCCGCTGA
- a CDS encoding prepilin-type N-terminal cleavage/methylation domain-containing protein, with product MKRESFTLIELLVVIAIIAILASMLLPALNQARESARKTKCTGNLKQFGTAAILYASTNNDYWVPFRPSYYEIDDFRREIGAPPLNADQSNKTYFPVNILCPNSRAVIQAGTSDGIKAGHVLRSYGVGYKTLEDTEGWKDYRAYKVTRLTRPTESVSFADALDHLIYGYDPYAADRGYFNYGEDAPEGKGVLAYRHSKKTNACFFDGHVESLQWEDIKSKLNTNNDYFKNFYSR from the coding sequence ATGAAGAGAGAGTCATTTACCCTGATTGAACTGCTCGTCGTGATCGCGATCATCGCGATTCTCGCCTCGATGCTGCTGCCGGCGCTGAACCAGGCGCGGGAGTCGGCGCGCAAGACCAAATGCACCGGCAACCTGAAACAGTTCGGCACGGCCGCCATTCTGTATGCTTCCACCAACAACGACTACTGGGTTCCGTTCCGGCCCAGTTACTATGAAATCGACGATTTCCGCCGCGAAATCGGCGCTCCGCCGCTGAATGCCGACCAATCGAACAAAACCTATTTCCCGGTCAACATCCTCTGCCCGAACTCCCGCGCGGTCATTCAGGCCGGCACTTCGGACGGGATCAAAGCCGGCCACGTCCTGCGTTCCTACGGAGTCGGCTACAAGACGCTCGAAGACACCGAAGGGTGGAAAGACTACCGGGCCTACAAGGTGACCAGACTGACCCGGCCGACCGAGTCGGTCTCCTTCGCCGATGCGCTCGACCACCTGATCTACGGGTATGACCCGTATGCCGCCGACCGCGGCTACTTCAACTACGGCGAGGACGCGCCGGAGGGAAAAGGAGTGCTCGCCTACCGGCACAGCAAAAAGACGAACGCCTGCTTCTTCGACGGCCATGTCGAGTCGCTGCAGTGGGAGGACATCAAGTCCAAACTCAACACGAACAACGACTATTTCAAGAACTTCTACTCCCGCTGA
- a CDS encoding glycoside hydrolase family 2 protein: protein MIKRFTLVAAASAAIFAAAAEIPPFYPELGPALPMESPAVAPNQVELKRADGSVVKPGAFTLSRSLNGREWKILPPVRSARPFDASVDLDKGYEQPGFDDSKWDAIAVPLDWYRQYPKAYLREEPYVKGFYRRKFDVNASELDGRRALLRFGVIGYDAVVFVNGREAGRHKGDFTPCEFDVTNLVKPGENTLAIRVLTDFGTTHGTVPAAKHVYGSQWGWGNIKGGLWQSVELAFVPELYIETMLVNPVLKDSAIRVDYTIDNRSGREFKGELALTVTTALKRDPNKTAGNLSLPVSLKPGVNTGTASVKLADPVKWSPENPFLYYLSATLADGGKVVSGAVERFGYRDFKIVDGKFHLNGERIYLFGENIRSVDFGGRGTTPAEDAANLRKYMNGFKRQGVNIIRNAHLPILPAALEIADEIGLMIYDEWGWSFTNLLDEKAFQENNDRELREWLRRDYNHPSVVMWSGANEVRHREKPDVKRQLDRQIDLIREFDKSGRPAGSFSGSASWISYGIEPLNTDFLDLHSYHGLSVNSWTRWNKNINDAYDGSLEHYKVKGDRLPWPYIIWECVGFTWGGKSDAAFRIGDMNQYAKYARSSTSWAQGNGIGYAGTIGLAASLDPKRGMSYGKALFGHRLLELARQNPRVDGFAPWQHATGFRPATLWNQPILVGLRNEQGLPPSNFFAGRDTKRELFVVNSTNHEVKNGKIRVWLLTEQGKELPLAEAALPELAPWKTAVLPVTLRMPEKPIGHAQLRATFSGADGKELSRNFYNVYLGSPAVLTDPVKCAEKVALLDVGSPADVETTGAVLKALAIPYAVIPAAKLDGAFTAAIIPAGLENSEPLKLDARKLDAWLRAGGKLLVLEQPVTSGNVLPESKPVLSPLPFADLVYPQHPVFAGLDQRNFDLWENPVEGRVITVALAPFSTNAIAVRGPLLGSQNVENAVLEALVGKGHVFWTQLDATSLWGRDSSASTYLRNVFDYMLSGRKPYEKVMPLELSSMHWSIPEGREYPIDLTKQANRGFRDDGDGTGWTGQGENDFRNMPTGLQKVNGIPFRIIDPAKNNGKSCLIVRGTEKPELPARIDGIPVNAKLSRLFFLHTCAWKGTDAGCYRINYADGTKYDYMLIPGRNIGDWWNCAFLGDAAPGILRPNPVTDQVGTYMAVWDNPFPEKEIKTIDFLSAGQNTDIDYLPGRCPVPILVAMTGERAGEAPFSVNASEWKGGGRNGVPAPEIGKVRTTLPDGRAAEVTRIAFPKVAGEQGFSYAMIRFDPAKYDPKKHRCLSMLIKADKPGALDVTIPERNWNGQMRLGFELGNRSGEWRRVRLDLSRQQGGAMRDKVLRGELFLYNGENKHYLYPRPATSLEIADIRFE from the coding sequence ATGATCAAGCGTTTCACTCTGGTTGCCGCGGCCTCCGCCGCGATATTCGCAGCAGCGGCGGAGATTCCGCCGTTCTACCCCGAACTCGGTCCGGCGCTGCCGATGGAGTCTCCCGCCGTCGCGCCGAATCAGGTCGAACTCAAACGTGCGGACGGCTCCGTGGTCAAGCCCGGCGCCTTCACGCTCTCGCGCTCCCTCAACGGCAGGGAGTGGAAGATACTCCCCCCGGTCCGGTCCGCCCGGCCGTTCGACGCTTCGGTCGACCTCGACAAAGGGTATGAACAGCCCGGTTTCGACGACTCGAAATGGGATGCGATCGCGGTTCCGCTCGACTGGTACAGACAATATCCGAAGGCGTATCTGCGGGAAGAACCGTATGTGAAGGGCTTCTACCGCCGGAAATTCGACGTGAACGCTTCCGAGCTGGACGGACGCCGCGCGCTGCTGCGCTTCGGCGTGATCGGCTACGATGCGGTCGTCTTCGTCAACGGCAGGGAGGCAGGGCGGCACAAGGGCGATTTCACGCCGTGCGAATTCGACGTGACGAACCTCGTCAAGCCCGGAGAAAACACGCTCGCCATCCGTGTGCTCACCGACTTCGGCACCACCCACGGCACGGTTCCGGCCGCGAAGCACGTCTACGGCTCGCAATGGGGCTGGGGCAACATCAAGGGCGGCCTCTGGCAGAGCGTCGAACTCGCTTTCGTGCCGGAGCTCTACATCGAAACCATGCTCGTGAATCCGGTGCTGAAGGATTCGGCAATCCGGGTCGACTACACCATCGACAACCGTTCAGGCCGCGAGTTCAAGGGCGAACTCGCGCTCACGGTCACGACCGCGCTGAAACGCGACCCGAACAAAACCGCCGGAAACCTCTCGCTGCCGGTTTCGCTCAAGCCCGGCGTCAACACCGGCACGGCATCCGTAAAACTGGCCGACCCGGTCAAATGGTCGCCGGAAAATCCGTTTCTCTACTATCTGTCGGCCACGCTTGCGGACGGCGGCAAGGTCGTCTCGGGAGCTGTCGAGCGCTTCGGCTACCGTGATTTCAAAATCGTCGACGGAAAATTCCATTTGAACGGCGAACGCATCTATCTCTTCGGCGAAAACATCCGTTCGGTCGATTTCGGCGGACGCGGCACGACGCCGGCCGAAGACGCGGCGAACCTCCGCAAATACATGAACGGCTTCAAGCGGCAGGGCGTCAACATCATCCGGAACGCCCACCTGCCGATCCTTCCGGCCGCGCTTGAGATCGCCGATGAAATCGGACTCATGATCTACGACGAATGGGGCTGGAGCTTCACGAACCTTCTCGACGAAAAAGCGTTTCAGGAGAACAACGACCGCGAGCTGCGCGAATGGCTCCGGCGCGACTACAACCACCCGTCGGTGGTCATGTGGTCCGGCGCCAACGAGGTCCGGCACCGGGAAAAGCCGGATGTCAAGCGCCAGCTCGACCGTCAGATCGACCTCATCCGTGAATTCGACAAATCGGGGCGGCCGGCCGGTTCGTTCTCCGGCTCCGCCTCATGGATCAGCTACGGCATCGAGCCGCTGAACACGGATTTCCTCGACCTGCACAGCTATCACGGGCTCTCCGTGAACTCCTGGACACGCTGGAACAAGAACATCAACGACGCCTACGACGGTTCGCTCGAGCATTATAAAGTCAAGGGTGACCGGCTGCCGTGGCCCTACATCATCTGGGAGTGCGTCGGCTTTACCTGGGGCGGCAAAAGCGACGCCGCCTTCCGCATCGGCGACATGAACCAGTATGCGAAATATGCGCGTTCGAGCACCTCCTGGGCACAGGGCAACGGCATCGGCTACGCCGGCACGATCGGGTTGGCCGCCTCGCTCGACCCGAAGCGCGGCATGAGCTACGGCAAAGCGCTGTTCGGCCACCGGCTGCTCGAACTGGCGCGCCAGAATCCGCGCGTGGACGGTTTCGCGCCGTGGCAGCATGCGACCGGCTTCCGCCCGGCGACGCTCTGGAATCAGCCGATTCTGGTCGGACTCCGCAACGAACAGGGATTGCCGCCGTCGAACTTCTTCGCCGGCCGTGACACAAAGCGCGAGCTCTTCGTCGTCAACAGCACGAATCATGAAGTGAAGAACGGGAAAATCCGGGTCTGGCTCCTGACGGAGCAGGGCAAAGAGCTTCCGCTCGCAGAGGCCGCCCTCCCCGAGCTCGCTCCGTGGAAGACGGCCGTACTCCCGGTCACCCTTCGAATGCCGGAAAAGCCGATCGGCCATGCGCAGCTCCGCGCCACCTTCTCCGGCGCGGACGGCAAGGAACTGTCGCGCAACTTCTACAATGTCTACCTCGGCAGCCCGGCCGTGCTGACCGACCCGGTCAAGTGCGCCGAAAAGGTCGCACTGCTTGATGTCGGCAGCCCGGCCGACGTCGAAACGACAGGCGCCGTCCTGAAAGCGCTGGCAATTCCGTACGCAGTCATCCCGGCGGCGAAACTCGACGGCGCCTTCACGGCGGCGATCATTCCGGCCGGACTCGAAAACAGCGAACCGCTGAAACTCGACGCCCGGAAGCTGGACGCCTGGCTCAGAGCCGGCGGCAAACTTCTGGTTCTCGAACAGCCGGTCACCTCCGGCAACGTGCTGCCCGAATCGAAGCCGGTACTCTCTCCGCTGCCGTTCGCGGACCTTGTTTATCCGCAGCACCCGGTTTTCGCCGGACTCGACCAGCGAAACTTCGATTTGTGGGAAAACCCGGTCGAAGGCCGGGTCATCACGGTAGCCCTGGCGCCTTTCTCGACGAACGCGATCGCCGTGCGCGGTCCGCTGCTCGGCAGCCAGAATGTCGAAAACGCGGTTCTGGAAGCCCTGGTCGGCAAGGGGCACGTCTTCTGGACGCAGCTCGACGCGACCTCCCTCTGGGGCCGGGACAGCTCGGCTTCGACTTACCTGCGAAACGTCTTCGACTACATGCTCTCCGGCCGCAAACCGTACGAAAAGGTCATGCCGCTTGAGCTCAGCTCGATGCACTGGTCGATTCCGGAAGGGCGCGAATATCCGATCGACCTCACGAAGCAGGCGAACCGCGGTTTCCGCGACGACGGTGACGGAACCGGCTGGACCGGCCAGGGCGAGAACGACTTCCGCAACATGCCAACCGGCTTGCAGAAGGTGAACGGCATCCCCTTCCGCATCATCGATCCGGCGAAGAACAACGGAAAGTCCTGCCTGATCGTGCGCGGCACCGAAAAACCCGAGCTCCCGGCCCGGATCGACGGCATTCCGGTCAACGCGAAGCTGTCGCGGCTCTTTTTCCTGCACACCTGTGCCTGGAAGGGAACCGATGCGGGCTGCTACCGGATCAACTACGCCGACGGCACGAAATATGACTACATGCTGATCCCGGGCCGCAATATCGGCGACTGGTGGAACTGCGCGTTCCTCGGCGATGCGGCACCCGGCATTCTGCGGCCGAATCCGGTAACGGATCAGGTCGGCACCTATATGGCCGTCTGGGACAATCCGTTTCCGGAGAAGGAGATCAAGACCATCGACTTCCTTTCGGCCGGACAGAATACCGATATCGACTACCTGCCGGGCCGCTGTCCGGTTCCGATCCTGGTGGCCATGACCGGCGAGCGCGCCGGAGAAGCGCCGTTCTCCGTCAACGCCTCGGAATGGAAGGGCGGCGGGCGGAACGGTGTTCCGGCCCCCGAAATCGGCAAGGTCAGGACGACGCTGCCGGACGGCCGTGCGGCAGAAGTTACCCGCATCGCATTCCCGAAGGTCGCCGGGGAACAGGGGTTCAGCTACGCGATGATCCGTTTCGACCCCGCCAAATACGACCCGAAGAAGCACCGCTGCCTTTCGATGCTGATCAAAGCCGACAAACCGGGCGCACTCGACGTCACGATCCCGGAACGGAACTGGAACGGCCAGATGCGTCTCGGCTTCGAACTCGGCAACCGTTCCGGCGAATGGCGGCGCGTGCGGCTCGACCTCTCGCGGCAGCAGGGCGGCGCCATGCGCGATAAAGTTCTGCGCGGCGAACTCTTCCTCTACAACGGGGAGAACAAGCACTATCTGTATCCGCGCCCGGCCACTTCACTCGAAATCGCCGACATACGGTTCGAATAA
- a CDS encoding dihydrodipicolinate synthase family protein: MLRFKGLVAATFTPMHEDGSIAPEKVPMLVEHSLKNGMAGLFAIGSTGEFPSLTHEERRSMAEAFIGAAAGRIPVIINVGSCSVRESQALAEHAAEAGADAVCAMVPFYFRPPTVRELADCLKEIAKACARKPLYLYHVPCMTHANLPIRDLLPIMAQECPEFAGIKYTDENLCEFQRCVDYSDRFQIMFGRDEMLLASLAAGAEAGVGSTYNYFPRLYRELLKAYEAGDIERARSFQELTHRGIVLIGRYGMSSQKLYMKFAGLDVGPMRLPAPRLPLERELAFRRDIAEAGLDPWLG; this comes from the coding sequence ATGCTGAGATTCAAAGGATTGGTGGCGGCGACGTTCACGCCGATGCACGAGGATGGTTCGATTGCGCCGGAGAAGGTGCCGATGCTGGTCGAGCATTCGCTGAAAAACGGAATGGCCGGATTGTTTGCGATCGGCTCAACCGGGGAGTTCCCCTCGCTGACGCACGAGGAGCGCCGCTCGATGGCGGAGGCGTTCATCGGCGCGGCGGCCGGACGCATCCCGGTCATCATCAATGTCGGATCGTGTTCGGTGCGCGAATCGCAGGCGCTTGCCGAACATGCGGCCGAAGCCGGGGCCGATGCCGTCTGCGCCATGGTGCCGTTCTATTTCCGGCCTCCCACGGTTCGGGAGCTGGCCGACTGTCTGAAGGAGATCGCAAAGGCATGCGCGCGGAAACCGCTTTATCTGTATCATGTTCCGTGCATGACTCACGCGAATCTGCCGATCCGTGACCTGCTGCCGATCATGGCGCAGGAGTGTCCCGAATTCGCCGGAATCAAGTATACGGATGAAAATCTCTGCGAATTCCAGCGCTGCGTCGATTACTCCGACCGTTTCCAGATCATGTTCGGGCGCGATGAAATGCTGCTCGCCTCGCTTGCCGCCGGCGCCGAAGCGGGCGTCGGCAGCACCTACAACTATTTCCCGCGGCTCTATCGGGAGCTCCTGAAAGCCTATGAGGCCGGCGATATCGAACGCGCCCGCAGTTTTCAGGAGCTGACCCATCGCGGCATCGTCCTCATCGGCAGATACGGCATGTCGTCGCAGAAGCTCTACATGAAGTTTGCCGGACTCGATGTCGGCCCGATGCGTCTCCCGGCTCCGCGTCTTCCCCTTGAACGGGAACTCGCTTTCCGCCGCGACATCGCCGAAGCCGGACTCGACCCCTGGCTGGGCTGA
- a CDS encoding GntR family transcriptional regulator: MERSRHGSTAGQVRKAIRADIQTGVFPAGSRLTSEMLAERYRVSRTPVREALIRLEEDGLVCGTPNAGYELRQPTIAELCEIYELREALEGLAIERTIRTGVPPELLKELRQACELRRNSSVNGELEAGDFAFHRAICRHCGSAALRGIIDNTLLLSTVFAVAPKLFRADRGRTDREHEAIVQAVADGDAKRARRLLTNHIAAARKRLEKLAK, encoded by the coding sequence ATGGAAAGAAGCAGGCACGGCAGTACGGCCGGACAGGTGCGCAAGGCGATCCGGGCGGACATCCAGACCGGAGTGTTTCCGGCCGGAAGCCGGCTGACCAGCGAAATGCTGGCGGAGCGCTACCGGGTCTCCCGCACACCCGTGCGCGAGGCGTTGATCCGGCTGGAGGAGGACGGGCTGGTCTGCGGCACCCCGAATGCGGGTTACGAACTGCGCCAGCCCACCATCGCGGAACTCTGCGAAATTTATGAATTGCGGGAAGCGCTCGAGGGACTCGCCATCGAACGAACCATCCGGACCGGAGTCCCGCCCGAACTGCTGAAGGAACTCCGGCAGGCCTGCGAACTCCGGCGAAACAGCAGCGTCAACGGGGAGCTCGAAGCCGGCGACTTCGCCTTTCACCGGGCCATCTGCCGGCACTGCGGCTCCGCCGCGCTTCGCGGCATCATCGACAACACGCTGCTGCTCTCCACCGTTTTCGCCGTGGCGCCGAAGCTGTTCCGGGCCGACCGCGGCAGGACCGACCGCGAGCACGAAGCGATCGTGCAGGCCGTGGCGGACGGCGACGCGAAGCGCGCGAGGCGGCTGCTGACAAACCATATCGCCGCAGCACGCAAACGCCTCGAAAAGCTCGCAAAATAG
- a CDS encoding TetR/AcrR family transcriptional regulator has protein sequence MSLTKRQSEIIDAALKLTAEGGIQNLTIKNLGNALGITEPAIYRHFRSKSEIVRTMIGRFDEAVPAESAELHGIEAIAAFARNRFGQVQADPPLAQVMFAEELFMADAEFSERMLEMMHRHKETLERHFREAQERGEIRKDLPVDMLFRLFFGPVRLLIKQWGMARGAFDLRRKGEELLNALRLTLR, from the coding sequence ATGAGCCTGACGAAGAGGCAATCCGAAATCATCGACGCCGCGCTGAAGCTGACGGCGGAGGGCGGCATCCAGAACCTCACGATCAAGAATCTCGGCAACGCGCTCGGGATCACCGAGCCGGCGATCTACCGTCATTTCAGGAGCAAATCCGAAATCGTCAGGACCATGATCGGCCGCTTCGACGAGGCCGTACCGGCCGAAAGCGCGGAACTGCACGGCATTGAGGCGATCGCGGCGTTTGCCCGAAACCGCTTCGGGCAGGTGCAGGCCGACCCGCCGCTGGCCCAGGTGATGTTCGCCGAAGAGCTGTTCATGGCCGACGCGGAATTTTCCGAACGGATGCTCGAGATGATGCACCGCCATAAAGAGACGCTCGAACGCCATTTCCGCGAAGCGCAGGAACGGGGTGAAATCCGGAAGGATCTGCCGGTCGATATGCTGTTCCGGCTCTTCTTCGGCCCGGTGCGTCTGCTGATCAAGCAGTGGGGCATGGCCCGGGGAGCATTTGATCTCCGCCGCAAGGGCGAGGAGCTCCTGAATGCACTGCGCCTGACATTGCGCTGA
- the hcp gene encoding hydroxylamine reductase: MFCFQCQETAKNTGCTLGGVCGKKPETANRMDELIRQLKLLALTRKPDRELGLFAVQSLFMTITNANFDEARIAAQLERAKELTGPTAARAPLGVLSCENEDIRSLRELLTCGLKGIAAYADHAAMLGREDDAVYEFVFRALAATAQELSAGELIALVLECGNIAVKTMALLDEANTGTYGKPQVTRVKTGVGKRPGILVSGHDLRDLKELLEQSKEAGIDIYTHSEMLPAHYYPELKKYPHLYGNYGNAWHRQNSEFAAFNGPILMTTNCITPVQESYRNRIFTTGMAGYPGIPHIADRKDGCPKDFSAIIALARTCPPPTPLEDGTIVGGFAHDQVLALADKVVAAVKSGAIKRFVVMAGCDGRQKTREYFTDVASGLPEGTVILTAGCAKYRYNKLPLGDIGDIPRVLDAGQCNDSYSLAVIALKLREAFDLDDVNRLPLSFDIAWYEQKAVAVLLALLALGFRNIRLGPTLPAFLSPGVAKILAETFGLKPTAEAKADTEAMMQGK; this comes from the coding sequence ATGTTCTGCTTCCAGTGTCAGGAGACCGCAAAGAACACCGGCTGCACGCTGGGCGGCGTCTGCGGAAAGAAACCCGAAACCGCCAACCGCATGGATGAGCTGATCCGGCAGCTGAAGCTGCTGGCGCTGACCCGCAAGCCGGACCGGGAACTCGGACTTTTCGCGGTACAGTCCCTGTTCATGACCATCACCAACGCGAATTTCGACGAAGCCAGGATCGCGGCGCAGCTCGAACGTGCGAAGGAACTGACCGGCCCGACCGCGGCCCGGGCTCCGCTCGGCGTGCTCTCCTGCGAAAACGAGGATATCCGTTCGCTGCGGGAGCTGCTGACCTGCGGCCTCAAAGGCATCGCCGCGTATGCGGACCACGCCGCGATGCTCGGCAGAGAGGACGATGCAGTCTATGAATTCGTCTTCAGGGCGCTGGCGGCCACCGCGCAGGAGCTCTCCGCCGGAGAACTGATTGCTCTGGTGCTCGAGTGCGGAAACATCGCGGTGAAAACCATGGCGCTGCTGGATGAGGCCAATACCGGAACTTACGGAAAACCGCAGGTCACGCGGGTGAAAACCGGCGTCGGCAAGCGCCCGGGCATTCTCGTCTCCGGCCACGACCTCCGCGACCTGAAAGAGCTGCTTGAACAGAGCAAAGAGGCCGGAATCGACATCTACACCCACAGTGAGATGCTGCCGGCACACTACTATCCGGAACTCAAAAAATATCCGCACCTCTACGGCAACTACGGCAATGCCTGGCACCGGCAGAACAGCGAATTCGCCGCGTTCAACGGGCCGATCCTGATGACCACCAACTGCATCACGCCGGTTCAGGAGAGCTATCGCAATCGCATCTTCACCACCGGAATGGCCGGCTATCCAGGCATTCCGCACATCGCCGACCGGAAGGACGGCTGCCCGAAGGATTTCTCGGCGATCATCGCGCTCGCCCGGACCTGTCCGCCGCCGACTCCGCTTGAGGACGGCACGATCGTCGGCGGTTTCGCACACGACCAGGTTCTGGCGCTGGCGGACAAGGTTGTCGCCGCGGTCAAATCCGGCGCAATCAAACGCTTTGTGGTGATGGCCGGCTGTGACGGCCGCCAGAAAACGCGGGAGTATTTCACCGACGTCGCTTCGGGACTGCCGGAGGGGACCGTCATCCTGACCGCCGGATGCGCGAAATACCGCTACAACAAACTGCCGCTCGGCGATATCGGCGACATTCCGCGCGTGCTGGATGCCGGCCAGTGCAACGACAGTTACAGTCTCGCCGTCATCGCCCTGAAACTCAGAGAGGCGTTCGATCTCGACGACGTGAACCGTCTGCCGCTCTCCTTCGATATCGCCTGGTACGAGCAGAAAGCCGTCGCGGTGCTGCTGGCACTTCTGGCGCTCGGCTTCAGGAACATCCGGCTCGGACCGACGCTGCCGGCCTTCCTGTCGCCCGGCGTGGCCAAAATACTGGCCGAAACCTTCGGCCTCAAGCCGACCGCAGAGGCGAAAGCCGACACGGAAGCCATGATGCAGGGGAAATAG
- a CDS encoding MFS transporter, protein MNQETAAAPGRKLWRVGTLSYTAGGLLMLCLCLLGGDFPWALKDRAVAPSATLLIRQIGVSELVYGLVIIGFPNFTNLFLSPAICYISDRHRGRWGRRIPFLMFTTPFIVLGLYLLGFSRMLGSRLHGAVPAVSEHAGMLFFFCAAWVLLDFGTTLSGSLFNALVNDVVPLELIGRFFGLFRIVSLGAGILYNGWLIDRVKTHAAEIFFGIGTLYLLGLLLLCFKVKEGEYPPPPEEPAPAAGRESVLLRVMRSAVTYLRQSFELPYYRWYMLAVTLGMIVFMPVNFFSIQYAEKLGIDMGKYGLYLVVTYLVSMLLSYPLGAVADRFHPIRCGIVTMAAYFLVMAVGWVLLADARCFGVIFVLHGVLSGCYMTVTASLPSRLVPRALFAQFGSAVGLIVSFCSMVMGPLLGGILDLLDHDYQSLFLLGGVLTLFSILLLFKVYRNFLKQGGDAGYRAPMPE, encoded by the coding sequence ATGAATCAGGAAACAGCGGCTGCGCCCGGAAGAAAGCTCTGGCGCGTCGGCACTCTCTCCTATACCGCCGGCGGTTTGCTCATGCTCTGCCTCTGTCTCCTGGGCGGCGACTTCCCGTGGGCGCTGAAGGACCGCGCCGTGGCGCCGTCGGCGACGCTGCTGATCCGGCAGATCGGCGTGTCGGAACTGGTGTATGGACTGGTGATCATCGGATTCCCGAATTTCACCAATCTTTTCCTCTCACCCGCGATCTGTTACATTTCGGACCGTCACCGCGGGCGGTGGGGGCGGCGAATTCCGTTCCTGATGTTCACGACGCCGTTCATCGTGCTGGGGCTCTATCTGCTCGGATTTTCCCGGATGCTGGGCAGCCGGCTGCACGGCGCGGTTCCGGCGGTTTCGGAACATGCCGGGATGCTGTTCTTCTTCTGCGCGGCATGGGTCCTGCTGGATTTCGGGACCACGCTCTCCGGCTCTCTGTTCAATGCACTGGTCAACGACGTGGTTCCGCTGGAACTGATCGGCCGTTTCTTCGGGCTCTTCCGCATAGTCAGCCTCGGGGCGGGCATTCTCTACAACGGCTGGCTGATCGACCGGGTGAAAACGCATGCGGCGGAGATTTTCTTCGGCATCGGAACGCTCTATCTGCTCGGGCTGCTGCTGCTCTGCTTCAAAGTGAAGGAGGGGGAATATCCGCCGCCTCCGGAGGAGCCGGCTCCCGCCGCCGGCCGGGAGTCCGTGCTGCTTCGGGTCATGCGTTCGGCGGTCACCTACCTGCGGCAGAGTTTTGAACTGCCGTATTATCGCTGGTACATGCTCGCCGTCACGCTGGGGATGATCGTTTTCATGCCGGTCAACTTCTTTTCGATCCAGTACGCCGAGAAGCTCGGCATCGATATGGGGAAGTACGGCCTGTATCTTGTCGTCACCTATCTGGTTTCCATGCTGCTGAGTTATCCGCTCGGAGCGGTTGCAGACCGTTTTCACCCGATCCGCTGCGGAATCGTCACCATGGCGGCTTATTTTCTGGTGATGGCCGTCGGCTGGGTGCTGCTGGCGGATGCACGTTGCTTCGGCGTTATTTTCGTCCTGCACGGCGTGTTGTCGGGCTGCTATATGACGGTGACCGCTTCGCTGCCGTCGCGCCTTGTGCCGCGCGCGCTGTTCGCGCAGTTCGGTTCGGCAGTCGGATTGATCGTCTCGTTCTGTTCGATGGTGATGGGGCCGCTGCTCGGAGGCATTCTCGATCTGCTGGACCACGATTACCAGTCGCTGTTCCTGCTTGGCGGAGTGCTGACGCTGTTCTCCATCCTGCTGCTGTTCAAGGTTTACCGGAATTTTCTGAAACAGGGCGGGGATGCCGGGTATCGGGCGCCGATGCCCGAGTGA